In one window of Nicotiana tabacum cultivar K326 chromosome 12, ASM71507v2, whole genome shotgun sequence DNA:
- the LOC107832791 gene encoding inorganic phosphate transporter 2-1, chloroplastic, whose translation MTSSYCLSSTRNTTKPEASLAHNSHLFFPKQRQICALPSETQFFKKDTCSVLRLRNSGFIHPFAALSSFAGAEGDKGEKLEVQENENSEAYMHGMAQAFNISSNTASAISICIALAALVLPIFMKSLGQGLAMKYKILSYATRLFGFYMAWNIGANDVANAMGTSVGSGALTLRQAVLTAAVLEFSGALLMGTHVTSTMQKGILVANVFKGKDMLLFAGLLSSLAAAGTWLQVASYYGWPVSTTHCIVGAMVGFGLVYGGPGAVFWSSLAKVTSSWMISPLMGAMASFLVYKCIRRFVYSAQNPGQAAAAAAPLAVFVGVTGISFAAFPLSKTLPLAVGQCLASGIVGAFVFDKIIRGQLGHLLAKSNSKEPETESIGTKNIGFLSDIAGPKGTQLKIVYGVFGYMQVLSACFMSFAHGGNDVSNAIGPLAAALSILQGGLSAAEIVIPNDVLAWGGFGIVAGLAMWGYRVIATIGKKITELTPTRGFAAEFAAASVVLFASKLGLPISATHTLVGAVMGVGFARGLNSVRAETVKEIVTSWIVTIPAGAFFAVTYTWILTKLLAYLL comes from the exons ATGACTTCCTCTTACTGTTTGTCTTCAACTAGAAACACTACAAAGCCAGAAGCCTCTTTAGCTCACAATTCTCATCTTTTCTTTCCCAAACAGAGGCAAATATGTGCCCTTCCTAGTGAAACTCAGTTTTTCAAGAAGGATACTTGCTCAGTTTTAAGATTAAGAAATTCTGGTTTCATACACCCTTTTGCTGCCTTGTCATCTTTTGCTGGAGCAGAGGGTGATAAAGGTGAGAAGTTGGAAgtccaagaaaatgaaaattccGAGGCTTACATGCATGGAATGGCACAGGCATTCAATATATCTTCAAATACAGCTTCTGCAATTTCAATATGCATTGCATTGGCTGCCCTTGTTCTCCCAATTTTCATGAAATCTTTGGGTCAAGGATTGGCCATGAAGTATAAGATATTGTCATATGCAACTCGGTTGTTTGGGTTTTACATGGCGTGGAATATTGGAGCCAATGATGTTGCCAACGCCATGGGGACTTCTGTTGGTTCAGGGGCATTGACTCTCCGGCAGGCTGTCTTAACAGCAGCAGTTCTAGAGTTCTCAGGGGCACTGTTAATGGGAACACATGTAACTAGTACAATGCAGAAGGGGATTCTTGTGGCCAATGTTTTCAAGGGAAAGGATATGTTACTCTTTGCTGGTCTGCTTTCTTCTCTGGCTGCGGCAGGAACATGGTTGCAG GTTGCATCATATTATGGTTGGCCAGTATCAACCACGCACTGTATTGTAGGAGCGATGGTTGGTTTTGGACTTGTTTATGGGGGACCTGGTGCAGTGTTTTGGAGTTCACTGGCAAAGGTAACTTCCTCATGGATGATCTCACCTTTGATGGGAGCAATGGCGTCCTTTCTTGTCTACAAATGCATCCGCAGG TTTGTTTATAGTGCTCAGAATCCAGGACAAGCAGCAGCTGCAGCTGCACCTCTTGCTGTTTTTGTTGGTGTGACTGGAATCTCATTTGCAGCCTTCCCTTTAAGCAAGACACTACCTCTAGCTGTTGGCCAGTGTCTAGCCTCTGGGATAGTTGGTGCATTTGTATTTGATAAAATCATTCGAGGTCAACTGGGGCACCTCCTTGCCAAGTCCAATTCTAAAGAACCAGAGACAGAGTCCATCGGCACTAAAAACATTGGATTTCTTTCAGATATAGCAGGTCCTAAAGGAACCCAATTGAAAATAGTATATGGTGTTTTTGGCTATATGCAAGTCTTATCAGCCTGCTTCATGTCATTTGCTCATGGTGGAAATGATGTCTCCAATGCAATAGGCCCTCTGGCTGCAGCATTGTCCATTCTACAAGGCGGGCTCAGTGCAGCCGAGATTGTTATTCCTAACGATGTTCTAGCATGGGGAGGTTTTGGAATTGTGGCAGGGCTAGCAATGTGGGGATACAGAGTGATTGCAACTATCGGAAAGAAGATAACAGAATTAACGCCAACACGAGGATTTGCTGCTGAATTTGCAGCTGCATCGGTAGTATTGTTCGCATCCAAGTTGGGGCTACCTATCTCAGCCACCCATACCCTAGTGGGTGCAGTCATGGGGGTCGGTTTTGCTAGAGGACTTAACAGCGTAAGAGCAGAAACAGTGAAGGAGATTGTGACTTCCTGGATTGTGACTATTCCAGCTGGTGCTTTCTTTGCTGTCACTTATACATGGATACTGACTAAGCTCCTAGCATACCTACTCTAA